Proteins co-encoded in one Coriobacterium glomerans PW2 genomic window:
- the agaV gene encoding PTS N-acetylgalactosamine transporter subunit IIB, whose translation MAEPNILLTRIDNRLIHGQVATQWNSTLGANLILVANDEVSSDTMRQNLMKMAAPTGVQTRFFSVQKTIDIISKASPRQKIFIVAETPQDVLKLVQGGVPIKKVNVGNMHMSEGKRQVATTVAVDDDDVAAFKKMQELGVELEIRRVPSTSVEDTNKLFA comes from the coding sequence ATGGCAGAACCGAATATCCTGCTCACCAGGATCGACAACAGACTGATCCACGGGCAGGTCGCCACGCAGTGGAATTCAACCTTGGGAGCCAATCTCATCTTGGTCGCCAACGATGAGGTTTCCAGTGACACGATGCGTCAGAACCTCATGAAGATGGCGGCGCCCACCGGCGTGCAGACCAGGTTCTTTTCGGTCCAGAAGACCATCGACATCATCAGCAAGGCATCTCCCAGACAGAAGATCTTCATCGTTGCCGAGACCCCGCAGGACGTGCTCAAGCTCGTCCAAGGTGGGGTTCCTATAAAAAAGGTCAATGTCGGCAACATGCACATGTCCGAGGGAAAGCGGCAGGTCGCCACAACCGTGGCGGTCGATGACGATGATGTCGCCGCTTTCAAGAAGATGCAGGAACTGGGGGTGGAGCTGGAGATCAGGCGTGTACCGAGCACGTCGGTGGAGGATACGAACAAGCTGTTCGCATAA
- a CDS encoding PTS mannose/fructose/sorbose/N-acetylgalactosamine transporter subunit IIC: MEYSIIQIALVFIWTFICAIDQFDFLESLYQPIVSGLVIGLILGDPNTGLVVGGTYQLLTIGNMPIGGAQPPNAVIGGIMAAVLAIALKTTIDYNTAAALAIPFALLGQIGVTIVFTLMSPLMSAADRMAHNADVKGIVHLNYFAMGLLGLIFAVVVTLFFIAGATIGQTVAAAIPQWLQDGLSAAGGMMKFVGFAILLKVMMSRDMWGFFFMGFALAIITVANESLATPALLILSLIGFGIAFWDYQQRTELAGSIADGGDMEDGI; the protein is encoded by the coding sequence ATGGAGTATTCGATCATACAGATCGCTTTGGTGTTCATCTGGACATTCATCTGTGCAATCGATCAGTTCGACTTCCTCGAGTCGCTGTACCAGCCGATCGTATCAGGTTTGGTCATCGGTCTGATCCTTGGTGATCCCAATACCGGCCTCGTCGTCGGCGGCACCTACCAGCTCCTGACGATCGGCAACATGCCGATCGGCGGCGCGCAGCCGCCTAATGCGGTTATCGGCGGCATCATGGCAGCGGTGCTGGCTATCGCTCTCAAGACCACTATCGATTACAACACGGCAGCGGCCCTCGCCATTCCGTTCGCGTTGCTCGGTCAGATCGGTGTCACAATTGTCTTTACACTCATGTCGCCTCTCATGTCGGCTGCCGACAGGATGGCGCATAATGCAGATGTCAAGGGCATCGTTCATCTGAACTATTTCGCTATGGGTCTGCTGGGACTGATCTTTGCTGTCGTCGTGACGCTGTTCTTCATCGCCGGCGCCACCATCGGACAGACTGTTGCCGCAGCGATTCCTCAGTGGTTGCAGGATGGCCTCAGCGCCGCCGGCGGCATGATGAAGTTCGTCGGCTTCGCGATCCTTCTGAAGGTCATGATGTCACGCGATATGTGGGGCTTCTTCTTCATGGGCTTCGCTTTGGCTATCATCACCGTCGCCAACGAATCGCTGGCGACCCCGGCACTGCTCATTTTGTCCCTGATCGGTTTCGGTATCGCATTCTGGGACTACCAGCAGCGCACCGAGCTGGCTGGTTCTATCGCTGACGGAGGTGACATGGAAGATGGCATCTAA